In the genome of Desulfofarcimen acetoxidans DSM 771, one region contains:
- a CDS encoding IS200/IS605 family element transposase accessory protein TnpB: MKTTAMGIILELTAKQKEYIDNLMDRYCTAVRWAFKRLLDGWKVQDIRITVQGKFRLNSRQANDAVYDAQTTIKSQYELVQMHYENAKAKVEFTEKRIAKAKSLSKIAKLQKRLEKEQRKLAFWQKHLDNNTFPPVVFGGKKLFQERCKGNITREEWQEVRSNRYLSRGDKTKGGNLNTRIYKGQDQIYLDIAADPVQKGKSVRYNRITVPIYLSQKPSKKAGKINGINYRQMVLDYLKTGSAYQVEILRRDGKYYVHVSIEEEVPMPYNHKGAFGVDTNPDGLGVTQVDCLGQYRGSEWLGQGEWTYARTNRRNNQTCEMAKKVILRAKEKGYALAVEDLKFKNDKSVTAKFNRMSHSFVWSKFLKAVDRCAAREGVPILKVKPAFTSVIGILKYQHMYGIAVHEAAGYVIARRGLGFDHEKIPKMLLDKLVKKKPEFKQMANWKQWSAVKKSVLAKIKKITKRKRVNSLVSWQIHRKNVLGIG, from the coding sequence GTGAAGACAACGGCGATGGGAATAATCCTGGAACTGACAGCTAAACAGAAAGAATACATTGATAACCTCATGGATCGTTACTGTACCGCAGTTCGTTGGGCATTTAAAAGACTGCTGGATGGATGGAAAGTACAAGACATTCGTATAACTGTACAAGGAAAGTTCAGACTTAACTCCCGGCAGGCTAACGATGCAGTATATGATGCCCAGACCACAATCAAAAGCCAATATGAATTAGTGCAGATGCACTATGAAAACGCCAAAGCAAAGGTTGAATTTACAGAAAAGCGTATCGCCAAGGCTAAATCACTGTCTAAGATTGCCAAACTGCAAAAACGGTTAGAAAAGGAACAGCGTAAACTGGCCTTCTGGCAAAAGCACCTGGATAACAATACTTTTCCGCCTGTTGTATTCGGAGGAAAGAAGCTCTTTCAAGAACGCTGCAAAGGCAATATTACCAGAGAAGAGTGGCAGGAAGTCAGAAGTAACCGTTATCTGTCACGGGGAGATAAAACCAAAGGCGGCAACCTAAATACCCGCATATACAAAGGCCAAGACCAAATCTATCTTGATATAGCCGCCGACCCGGTACAGAAAGGGAAATCCGTTCGGTATAACCGCATAACGGTGCCGATCTATTTATCTCAAAAGCCATCGAAAAAGGCCGGCAAGATTAACGGTATCAACTACCGGCAAATGGTTTTGGATTATCTTAAAACAGGCAGTGCCTATCAGGTAGAAATCCTCCGCAGAGACGGGAAATATTACGTCCATGTGAGTATTGAAGAAGAAGTTCCGATGCCATATAACCATAAGGGTGCGTTTGGTGTAGACACCAATCCGGACGGATTAGGCGTAACCCAGGTAGACTGTCTGGGGCAATACCGGGGCAGTGAATGGCTTGGCCAAGGCGAATGGACTTATGCCAGAACAAACCGGAGAAATAACCAGACCTGCGAAATGGCTAAGAAAGTGATCCTCCGAGCTAAAGAAAAAGGTTACGCCCTGGCGGTAGAGGACTTGAAGTTTAAAAATGACAAGTCCGTAACGGCCAAGTTTAACCGAATGAGTCACAGTTTTGTCTGGTCGAAGTTTCTAAAAGCAGTTGACCGGTGTGCTGCCCGTGAGGGAGTGCCGATATTAAAGGTAAAACCGGCTTTTACTTCGGTCATAGGCATCCTAAAATACCAGCACATGTACGGCATAGCTGTTCACGAAGCGGCAGGCTATGTCATAGCCCGGCGTGGCTTGGGCTTTGATCATGAGAAGATACCCAAGATGTTGCTTGATAAACTGGTTAAAAAGAAACCTGAATTTAAACAAATGGCAAATTGGAAACAATGGTCAGCAGTTAAAAAGTCTGTGCTGGCCAAGATTAAAAAAATCACGAAAAGGAAGAGGGTGAATAGCCTGGTTTCATGGCAGATTCACCGGAAAAATGTGTTAGGTATAGGTTAA
- a CDS encoding MerR family DNA-binding transcriptional regulator, which yields MENRISIGKAAKYLGISINTLRVWEKKKILVPERTPTGHRRYKISQVESFEGKKYIRIQNTVFLYARVSTQKQVDAGNLDR from the coding sequence ATGGAAAACCGTATAAGTATTGGCAAAGCAGCTAAATATTTAGGGATTAGTATTAATACTTTACGTGTTTGGGAAAAGAAAAAGATATTAGTTCCAGAAAGAACTCCTACTGGCCATCGCCGCTATAAAATATCCCAAGTAGAATCCTTTGAGGGCAAAAAATATATCCGAATTCAAAATACCGTATTTCTCTACGCCAGGGTATCTACACAAAAACAGGTTGATGCCGGGAATCTTGATCGATAA
- a CDS encoding RNA polymerase sigma factor — translation MIATGELTKTMRDEDLSFEELYDRHFAAVNRYLRYRVVSIWDADDLTAIVFMKAMEKYHQFTGSGSFISWLFRITHNTMVDYFKMKKDIPSDLSYVMRTDSITNEPEEITLYGEEVALLRELILKLPGEQRDVLSLRYAGELRFKQIGEVLGKHEGAVRTIHHRALKQLRSMFAERGAVPDER, via the coding sequence TTGATAGCAACCGGAGAACTTACTAAAACCATGCGAGACGAGGATCTTTCTTTTGAAGAATTGTATGATCGCCATTTTGCCGCTGTAAACCGTTATTTGAGGTACCGGGTAGTAAGCATCTGGGATGCCGATGATTTGACCGCTATTGTGTTTATGAAGGCAATGGAAAAGTATCACCAGTTTACGGGCAGCGGTAGTTTTATCTCCTGGCTTTTTCGTATAACACACAATACAATGGTTGATTACTTTAAAATGAAAAAGGATATACCCTCTGATCTAAGTTATGTTATGCGTACGGATAGTATCACTAACGAACCGGAGGAAATAACCTTATACGGAGAAGAGGTTGCCTTACTGAGAGAATTAATTTTAAAGCTTCCAGGGGAGCAAAGAGATGTACTTTCCCTTCGTTATGCCGGTGAATTGCGGTTCAAACAGATTGGAGAAGTACTTGGCAAGCATGAGGGAGCGGTGAGAACTATTCATCACAGAGCTCTCAAGCAACTGCGCAGCATGTTTGCTGAAAGGGGGGCGGTGCCTGATGAGAGATAA
- a CDS encoding ABC transporter ATP-binding protein, translating to MITISGLSKKFGKQLALDQVSFSIKEGKVFGLIGPNGAGKTTAMSILATLLLPDSGTVEVNGYNVLLNPGEVRQMIGYMPDFFGVYDGLKVTEYLEFFADAFQVPENQKKTIISDLLELVNLSVKADFYVDTLSRGMKQRLALARCLVHDPKVLILDEPASGLDPRARAEMKEIVYQLKQMNKTVLISSHILPELAEMCDEVAIMEKGRLVANGPVAEITSAASGMRHLIIEVLERGQELVALVRARDKVNQVQQNENLIKLTYSGTRAEQGNLLKEISQEFLVLQFYESKGDLERLFMSVTGEVN from the coding sequence ATGATAACGATTAGTGGTTTGAGTAAAAAATTTGGTAAACAGTTAGCCCTGGATCAAGTCAGTTTTAGCATAAAGGAAGGTAAAGTCTTTGGCCTAATAGGACCGAACGGGGCCGGTAAAACCACTGCCATGTCTATTCTGGCAACGCTGCTGCTGCCGGACAGCGGTACGGTGGAGGTGAACGGTTATAACGTTTTGCTAAATCCCGGAGAAGTACGTCAAATGATTGGTTATATGCCCGATTTCTTTGGTGTCTATGACGGTCTAAAAGTTACTGAATATCTGGAGTTTTTTGCCGATGCTTTTCAAGTTCCGGAGAATCAGAAAAAAACCATTATTTCTGATTTATTAGAACTGGTTAACCTATCTGTTAAGGCTGATTTCTATGTGGATACACTTTCACGCGGTATGAAGCAGCGTTTGGCGCTGGCCAGGTGCCTGGTGCACGATCCTAAAGTATTGATCCTGGATGAACCGGCTTCGGGTCTTGATCCCAGGGCCAGAGCGGAAATGAAGGAAATTGTTTACCAGTTGAAGCAAATGAATAAAACTGTCCTGATTAGTTCTCATATTTTGCCGGAGTTGGCCGAGATGTGCGATGAGGTTGCCATCATGGAAAAAGGCCGTTTGGTAGCCAATGGTCCTGTGGCAGAAATTACTTCCGCCGCATCCGGCATGCGGCACCTGATTATTGAAGTGCTGGAGCGTGGTCAGGAATTGGTTGCTCTGGTGCGGGCCAGGGATAAGGTCAACCAGGTGCAGCAGAACGAAAATTTAATAAAATTAACATATAGCGGTACGCGTGCCGAGCAGGGAAACCTGCTCAAGGAAATTTCTCAGGAATTTCTGGTTCTCCAATTTTATGAGAGCAAAGGTGATTTGGAACGTCTATTTATGTCAGTAACGGGCGAGGTGAATTAA
- a CDS encoding ABC transporter permease codes for MRINPVLTKELRERFRTPKTALMISLYLLVIGGFSLGFIYLRMKESTGYFQPWNSRDIFYVLSIAQLILLAFVIPGLTAGTISGERERQTLNVLLTTKLTPLGIIISKMLSSSGFTILLMIASMPLYCVVFIFGGISPVQIAGLMGFYLITVFLFASVGMACSTYFKRTGVSTVTAYGIIFLIGGGTGFLAAFLWQFYRTQFVTETPLIVQMLLDINPVIVLLRILGQDVSPGKEINLIIPYWGIYTGVWLIFGCLLIAWAVIRLNPQQRTKGFLFRM; via the coding sequence ATGAGAATAAACCCTGTGTTAACAAAAGAACTAAGAGAAAGATTCAGAACACCTAAAACAGCACTTATGATCAGTTTATATCTTCTGGTTATCGGAGGCTTTAGTTTGGGTTTTATTTACCTGCGCATGAAAGAATCAACAGGATATTTCCAACCATGGAACAGCAGAGATATTTTTTATGTTCTCAGTATAGCACAACTGATACTGTTGGCCTTTGTCATACCCGGGTTGACGGCAGGGACGATTAGCGGTGAGCGTGAGCGCCAAACCTTAAATGTTCTATTGACTACAAAACTAACCCCGTTGGGTATAATAATCAGCAAGATGCTGTCCTCCTCAGGTTTTACAATATTATTGATGATAGCTTCGATGCCGCTTTACTGTGTGGTTTTTATTTTCGGAGGTATCTCTCCGGTTCAGATAGCCGGTTTGATGGGTTTTTACCTGATCACAGTTTTTTTGTTTGCTTCAGTGGGCATGGCCTGCTCGACCTACTTCAAACGTACAGGTGTCAGTACTGTAACGGCTTATGGAATAATTTTTCTTATCGGTGGAGGTACCGGTTTTCTGGCAGCTTTTTTGTGGCAATTCTACCGCACGCAGTTTGTTACTGAAACCCCTCTGATTGTTCAAATGCTGCTTGACATCAATCCTGTTATTGTATTGCTGCGCATACTTGGACAGGACGTATCTCCAGGCAAGGAAATTAATTTAATTATTCCATACTGGGGTATTTATACCGGTGTTTGGTTGATTTTTGGTTGCTTGCTGATAGCCTGGGCAGTTATCAGGCTAAATCCCCAGCAGCGTACTAAGGGCTTTTTATTTCGGATGTAA
- a CDS encoding RloB family protein — MPLREYRPLTRETDIGQLGEFRIAYYVVCEGQNTEWVYFTWLCNYKRELGIHNAIKIVPLEKTGMHQGWSNPKKLFELAEQKRAELKADANSTYSEGDKFVVVFDLDIYNGPAGAGFTELLLAVKEDEIIVVTNPCFDIWLLLHTPDAYAQHIQGDEQQILYNSKVSNKHTYTSKKASEILGFNTKGNFRCESLLKNVDNAIKEERQICEDEKTMLDRIGCNMGLFITELRKKQFE, encoded by the coding sequence ATGCCGCTTCGAGAATATCGTCCCCTTACCAGGGAGACTGATATTGGACAGTTAGGTGAATTTAGAATTGCATATTATGTCGTTTGTGAGGGTCAGAATACCGAATGGGTATACTTTACATGGCTATGCAATTATAAAAGAGAACTTGGCATACACAATGCAATTAAAATTGTTCCGCTTGAGAAAACAGGAATGCATCAAGGTTGGAGCAACCCCAAAAAACTTTTTGAACTTGCGGAGCAAAAGCGAGCAGAACTTAAAGCTGATGCAAACTCGACTTATTCAGAAGGCGACAAGTTTGTAGTCGTGTTTGATTTAGATATTTACAATGGCCCAGCAGGGGCCGGTTTTACTGAGTTACTATTAGCCGTAAAAGAAGATGAGATAATAGTTGTAACAAACCCATGTTTTGACATATGGTTGCTATTGCATACGCCTGACGCTTATGCACAACATATCCAAGGTGATGAACAACAGATATTATATAATAGTAAAGTTAGCAACAAGCATACTTATACCAGTAAGAAAGCATCAGAAATTTTAGGGTTTAATACAAAAGGCAACTTCCGTTGCGAATCTCTATTGAAGAATGTAGATAATGCAATAAAAGAAGAACGGCAAATTTGCGAGGACGAAAAAACAATGTTGGACAGAATAGGATGCAATATGGGATTATTCATAACAGAGCTACGAAAAAAGCAATTCGAATAA
- a CDS encoding AAA family ATPase yields MLIRFSVENFLSYNRKQIFSMIAGRTQNHLDHIYKIEDINLLKLSAIYGANASGKSKIFEAMRFASHVAKSNLPLDAGDMFCKLSEKNRTQPSIFEFEFYTNGSFYAYGFSAILSQQTVTAEWLYRLYPSKDKQEHIYEREIDNLQGSYRLNVNKSYLHLSNEESRFLDISNDFMDDKRILLLNTINKSKKATNSKNLLCFVDVYKYFATNLEFIMPDTVIQSFECYENSEDNFQSFVDAVSSFDTGIVDIKNEHLDITELETRLPSGVHKAITKTLDENLNNSIIKGFAIIHSGPTGWYRIEQKGKNEPLKVTTIVLHHKNSVYDFAFSEESDGTKKIFDLLRIVMQNKEGGVYIVDELERSLHPKVTQRLIELFVELTKGKSTQLIFTTHESSIMSQDVLRRDEIWFVEKNEENASVIYSLDKFSERYDRKIDKAYLDGRYGALPIFTQLECKGGDK; encoded by the coding sequence ATGTTAATCAGATTTTCAGTAGAAAATTTTTTATCCTATAATAGAAAACAAATTTTTTCCATGATTGCTGGGCGAACTCAAAATCATCTTGACCATATATATAAAATTGAGGATATCAATTTGCTTAAATTAAGCGCTATTTATGGCGCAAATGCGTCTGGAAAAAGCAAGATATTTGAAGCGATGAGATTTGCTTCTCATGTAGCAAAATCAAATCTTCCACTAGATGCAGGAGATATGTTTTGCAAGCTTTCAGAAAAAAACAGAACCCAGCCATCAATATTTGAATTTGAATTCTATACCAATGGTTCATTTTATGCTTATGGGTTTTCGGCGATTTTATCTCAACAGACTGTGACTGCTGAATGGCTTTATCGATTATATCCCAGTAAAGATAAACAGGAGCATATTTATGAAAGAGAAATAGACAATCTTCAGGGTTCATATCGTTTGAATGTTAATAAAAGCTATCTTCATCTTTCAAACGAAGAAAGCCGGTTCTTAGATATTTCAAATGACTTTATGGATGATAAACGGATATTACTTCTTAACACAATTAATAAAAGCAAGAAAGCAACAAATAGCAAAAACTTACTATGCTTTGTTGATGTCTATAAGTACTTTGCTACAAATCTTGAATTTATAATGCCCGACACAGTAATTCAAAGTTTTGAGTGCTATGAAAATAGCGAAGATAATTTTCAATCATTTGTTGATGCTGTAAGTAGTTTTGATACAGGAATTGTTGATATTAAGAATGAGCATCTTGATATTACTGAATTGGAAACAAGGCTGCCAAGCGGAGTACATAAAGCAATAACCAAAACACTTGATGAAAATCTGAATAATTCAATAATTAAGGGATTTGCAATTATCCACTCGGGGCCTACTGGTTGGTATAGAATTGAGCAAAAAGGTAAGAATGAACCACTAAAAGTGACTACTATAGTACTTCATCATAAAAATAGCGTGTATGATTTTGCTTTTTCAGAGGAATCGGATGGAACCAAAAAAATATTTGACTTATTGCGAATTGTAATGCAAAACAAAGAAGGTGGAGTATATATTGTAGATGAGCTTGAACGGAGTCTGCATCCAAAGGTAACACAACGATTAATTGAGTTATTTGTGGAACTTACTAAGGGGAAAAGCACTCAACTCATTTTTACAACGCATGAATCTTCAATAATGTCACAGGATGTCCTTAGACGTGATGAGATTTGGTTTGTTGAAAAAAACGAAGAAAATGCTTCAGTCATTTATTCGCTTGATAAATTTAGTGAAAGATATGACCGCAAAATTGACAAAGCATATTTAGATGGAAGATATGGTGCGTTGCCCATCTTTACGCAGCTAGAATGCAAAGGCGGTGATAAGTAA
- a CDS encoding KilA-N domain-containing protein — MPEQLNVNDIPRFHRSSVGKIMIGKHVQALDCQYRCDRDYIKARKNGGTFAHPDISCEFNIWINPAFGLDVVKKFLAYDNSD; from the coding sequence ATGCCGGAGCAGCTAAATGTAAATGACATACCCAGATTTCACCGTTCATCAGTCGGTAAAATTATGATTGGGAAACACGTTCAAGCATTGGATTGCCAATACCGGTGCGATAGGGATTACATCAAAGCAAGAAAAAACGGCGGTACTTTTGCTCATCCAGATATCTCCTGTGAGTTCAACATTTGGATTAATCCGGCCTTCGGGCTGGATGTTGTTAAAAAGTTCCTAGCTTACGATAATAGTGATTAA
- a CDS encoding YaiI/YqxD family protein, translated as MSRKIIVDADAVPRKVLHICRQAADEFSIPLWTVASFNHCIDSHRHVVVGNASQEADIYLMNMTVKDDIVVTQDWGLAAMVLGKGAAALSPYGRIYQTSTIEFLLEEREIKARFRRGGGKTKGPHKRTTEDDNKFKQSLLILLKAKESKL; from the coding sequence ATGAGCAGAAAAATAATTGTGGATGCAGACGCTGTGCCTAGAAAGGTTCTTCATATATGCCGGCAGGCAGCAGATGAATTCTCTATACCGCTATGGACGGTAGCAAGTTTTAATCATTGCATAGATTCGCACAGGCATGTAGTGGTGGGCAACGCTTCGCAGGAAGCGGATATTTATCTGATGAATATGACTGTCAAAGATGATATAGTGGTAACTCAGGACTGGGGATTAGCCGCTATGGTGCTGGGTAAAGGTGCTGCCGCTCTTTCGCCGTATGGCCGGATATACCAGACATCTACAATAGAGTTTCTCTTAGAAGAAAGAGAGATTAAGGCCAGATTCAGGCGGGGTGGCGGGAAAACTAAAGGCCCGCACAAAAGAACCACGGAAGATGACAATAAATTTAAGCAAAGTTTGCTGATTCTCCTTAAGGCAAAAGAAAGTAAATTATAA
- the typA gene encoding translational GTPase TypA yields MIKQENLRNIAIIAHVDHGKTTLVDSMLKQSGIFRDNQHVAERIMDSNDLEKERGITILAKNTSVRYDETKINIVDTPGHSDFGGEVERVLKMVDGVLLLVDAFEGPMPQTKFVLRKALELKLMPIVVINKIDRPDARIYEVEDEILGLFIDLGASEEQLEYPVIYTSARAGTASLDSEQSGTDLRPLFGAILEHVKAPQGEAESPLQLLVNNTDYDSYQGRMAVGRISRGKMNSGQQVALINHDGKITAAKIGRLYVYEGLERVEALEAGCGEIVTFAGLAEVNIGDTVACKDNPQQLPPITVDEPTIKMNFIVNDSPFAGQEGKHLTSREIRARLFKEIEKNVSMRVEETADTDVFVVSGRGELHLSILIENMRREAYELQVSKPEVIYKREAGQLLEPMELLVIDIPEDKMGPVMEMLGVRKGEMINMISQSGGQLRLEFNVPARGLIGFRSHLLTETRGHAVMNHTFNGYEPFKGEMQSRYQGVLVALETGEATTYGLYSAQERGTLFITPGTKVYEGMIVGENSREQDLEVNVCKKKHLTNMRSSTAENALRLEEPRHFSLEEALEYLDDNELLEITPLSLRLRKKILDKDNRYKANKNSKPA; encoded by the coding sequence ATGATTAAACAGGAGAACTTAAGAAATATTGCTATAATTGCTCACGTCGATCATGGGAAAACCACACTGGTTGACAGTATGTTAAAGCAATCCGGTATTTTTCGGGATAACCAGCATGTGGCTGAACGGATCATGGATTCCAACGATCTGGAAAAGGAACGGGGAATAACCATACTGGCCAAAAATACTTCTGTTCGTTATGATGAGACCAAGATAAATATAGTCGATACTCCCGGTCACTCGGATTTCGGGGGGGAAGTTGAGCGCGTCTTGAAAATGGTAGACGGTGTGCTGCTTTTAGTGGATGCTTTTGAAGGACCAATGCCGCAGACCAAGTTTGTCCTGCGCAAAGCACTGGAACTTAAACTTATGCCAATAGTAGTAATAAATAAGATTGATCGCCCGGATGCCAGGATATATGAAGTGGAAGATGAAATTTTAGGACTGTTTATTGATTTAGGCGCCAGCGAAGAACAGCTTGAATATCCGGTAATCTATACCTCAGCCAGAGCAGGTACGGCCTCTCTTGATTCAGAACAGTCCGGCACCGACCTGAGGCCTTTGTTTGGAGCTATATTGGAGCATGTTAAGGCACCGCAGGGTGAAGCAGAGTCTCCGCTGCAGTTATTGGTCAATAACACCGATTATGACTCTTATCAGGGACGCATGGCTGTTGGCAGAATCAGCAGAGGTAAAATGAACAGTGGACAGCAGGTAGCTTTGATAAATCATGATGGTAAAATTACGGCAGCTAAAATAGGCAGGTTATACGTTTATGAGGGCCTGGAGAGGGTAGAGGCTCTGGAAGCAGGTTGCGGTGAAATAGTGACCTTTGCCGGTTTAGCGGAGGTTAATATCGGTGATACAGTGGCCTGTAAGGATAACCCGCAGCAATTGCCGCCAATTACTGTCGACGAACCTACAATAAAAATGAACTTTATAGTTAATGACAGTCCTTTTGCGGGTCAGGAGGGAAAACACCTGACTTCACGGGAAATTCGCGCCCGCCTGTTTAAAGAAATCGAGAAAAATGTGAGTATGAGAGTGGAAGAGACGGCAGACACCGATGTCTTTGTAGTGAGCGGCAGAGGCGAACTTCACCTGTCTATATTAATAGAAAATATGCGGCGTGAAGCTTATGAATTGCAGGTATCCAAACCCGAGGTAATCTATAAAAGAGAAGCAGGACAGCTTTTAGAACCCATGGAACTGTTGGTTATTGATATTCCAGAAGATAAGATGGGCCCGGTAATGGAGATGCTGGGTGTACGCAAAGGTGAAATGATCAATATGATCAGCCAGAGCGGGGGACAGCTTCGCTTGGAATTCAATGTTCCGGCTCGGGGTTTGATTGGTTTTCGTTCTCATCTACTAACAGAAACCCGCGGTCATGCGGTGATGAATCACACCTTTAACGGTTACGAGCCTTTTAAGGGGGAAATGCAAAGCCGCTATCAGGGAGTTTTGGTGGCGCTGGAAACAGGAGAGGCTACAACCTATGGTCTTTATTCGGCACAAGAAAGAGGCACACTGTTTATTACACCGGGCACAAAAGTATATGAGGGCATGATCGTTGGTGAGAACAGCCGTGAACAGGATCTGGAAGTGAATGTATGTAAAAAGAAGCATTTGACCAATATGAGATCCAGTACAGCTGAAAACGCATTAAGATTGGAAGAACCCAGGCACTTTAGTTTAGAGGAAGCGCTTGAGTATTTAGATGATAATGAGTTGCTGGAAATTACGCCTTTGAGCCTGAGACTGCGCAAAAAAATATTGGACAAAGACAACCGTTACAAGGCCAATAAAAATTCTAAACCGGCATGA
- a CDS encoding ribbon-helix-helix protein, CopG family: protein MVKDKYARLTVRIDPELKIKLDNYREKSGKQLTAIIREALTNYLSEKDA, encoded by the coding sequence ATGGTTAAAGATAAATATGCACGGTTGACCGTAAGAATTGATCCGGAATTAAAAATTAAATTAGATAATTACCGAGAAAAGAGTGGAAAACAATTGACAGCCATAATCCGGGAAGCACTAACTAATTACTTAAGTGAAAAGGATGCTTAA
- the glpX gene encoding class II fructose-bisphosphatase — protein sequence MERELTLELVRVTEAAALASAHWMGRGKKMEADEAATNAMRDMFDSVAMCGTVVIGEGEMDEAPMLYIGEKVGCACSPKVDVAVDPLEGTNILAKGHQNAMSVIAIADHGNLLHAPDMYMQKLAVGPRAAGKVHIDDPIERTLEIVAKANNKRISDCTVMILERPRHEKLIEAVRCAGARVRLIGDGDVAAAINVAFDFTGIDICVGSGGAPEGVIAAAALKSLGGEMQGRLLPESEEEYNRCLKMGLSDPVKILYMDDLVKGDDAIFAATGVTDGELLKGVRFLGGDRAETTSLVTRAKTGTVRTIKAIHYLPNKPNLAHECFTNSYIIR from the coding sequence TTGGAACGTGAATTAACTTTAGAACTGGTTAGGGTGACGGAAGCTGCCGCTCTGGCTTCAGCCCACTGGATGGGAAGGGGTAAAAAAATGGAGGCTGATGAAGCCGCTACCAATGCTATGCGAGATATGTTTGACTCGGTAGCCATGTGCGGTACGGTAGTTATCGGAGAGGGAGAGATGGATGAGGCTCCTATGCTCTATATCGGAGAAAAAGTTGGCTGTGCATGTTCCCCGAAGGTAGATGTAGCGGTTGATCCTCTGGAAGGTACCAATATACTGGCTAAAGGCCATCAGAATGCCATGAGCGTAATTGCTATTGCTGATCATGGCAATCTTCTGCATGCACCGGATATGTACATGCAGAAGCTGGCTGTGGGACCCAGGGCTGCCGGAAAGGTTCATATTGATGATCCTATAGAGAGAACCTTGGAAATAGTGGCAAAAGCTAATAATAAACGGATAAGTGACTGTACCGTTATGATCTTGGAGCGCCCCCGCCATGAGAAATTAATCGAAGCGGTACGCTGTGCCGGAGCCAGGGTAAGATTAATTGGAGATGGTGACGTGGCGGCAGCTATTAACGTTGCTTTTGATTTTACCGGTATAGATATTTGTGTTGGCAGCGGTGGTGCCCCGGAAGGGGTTATTGCCGCGGCTGCGCTGAAATCTCTGGGTGGAGAAATGCAGGGACGTTTACTTCCTGAAAGTGAAGAAGAATATAACCGGTGTTTAAAAATGGGTTTAAGCGATCCGGTGAAAATACTGTATATGGATGATTTGGTTAAGGGTGACGATGCTATATTTGCCGCTACCGGTGTAACTGACGGTGAACTGTTAAAAGGCGTTCGTTTTTTAGGCGGGGATCGGGCTGAAACTACCTCTCTCGTGACCAGAGCTAAAACAGGTACTGTTAGAACTATAAAAGCTATTCATTATTTGCCGAATAAGCCTAATCTGGCACATGAGTGTTTTACTAATAGTTATATAATTAGATAG